The Limisphaera ngatamarikiensis genome contains the following window.
ACGGCGGCCCGGATTTGCTCGGTGTCGGCCAGGGAATCGTTGTGGGAGCCGCGGAGTTCCCGGAGCCATTTCGGCGGGTGGGCCGCGGCGAAATTGGCCTCGGCGTGGTGGAATCGCACCAGTTCGTCCTGCCGGCTGTGCAGGATGAGCACCGGCACGTGGACGCGGGTCAGGTGGTCACGGGTGGCGTAACGGGTGCGGACGAGCGAACGGACGGGCAGCCATGGGTAGAGTTCGCTTCCGAGGTCGGGGATGCTGGTGAAGGCGCCCATGAGGATGAGGGCGGCCACGGGTTTTTGGGTTGCGAGGTGACTGGCGATGGCGCCGCCGAGGGATTCGCCCACGGCGAGGATGGCCTGCGGGGGATGGCCGCGCTGCACCAGCCATTGCCAGGCGGTTTGTGCGTCGATGTAGGTGCCGGCTTCGTCGGGTCGGCCTTCGCTGCGGCCGTAGCCGCGGTAATCGAAGAGCAACACGGCGATGCCGGTGTCGAGCAGGGCCGAGGCGAGCGGGAGCCGATGACTGATGTTGCCGCCGTTCCCGTGGCAGACTAGGGCGGCGAATTGGGCTCTGGGGGATTGGCCGGCGGCGGGGAAATACCATGCATGGAGGTGCAGGCCGTCCTCGGTGGTGAGGGTGAGATCTTCGAAGGGACGGCCCAGTTCCTCCGGGGATGCGTCGTGGGTCCGTGTGGGGGCGTAGATCTGGTGATGTTCAAACCATCGGAGCATGATCCAGAGCAGGGCGGTGTAGAGGATCAGACGGCCGGTGACCCGCGGCCGGGGGCGGCGGGTGGGGTTTTTGGGGGCCGCGCGCGGTGCGGGTGGGTCGGGACTGTCCATGGGTTGGGGGAGCCGACGTTGCCGGGGCGCGGGCGGGGTGGTGACGGGTTGTCATGCGGGCGCCAGTGCGGTTTGCCGGCAGGCGGCCAGGCGTTCCTCGAACTCGACAATTTCACGGATCTGGGTGAGGAACCATGGGTCGATGTGGGTGAGTTGATGGATTTCTTCGACGGTGAAGCCGGCGCGGAAGGCGTGGCGGATGAAGAAGATGCGTTCGGCGTTGGGGATGGAGAGCTTGCGGATGAGCAGGTCGCGCGGGAGCAGGTCGCGGTCGCCGTAGAGCTGG
Protein-coding sequences here:
- a CDS encoding alpha/beta hydrolase; translated protein: MDSPDPPAPRAAPKNPTRRPRPRVTGRLILYTALLWIMLRWFEHHQIYAPTRTHDASPEELGRPFEDLTLTTEDGLHLHAWYFPAAGQSPRAQFAALVCHGNGGNISHRLPLASALLDTGIAVLLFDYRGYGRSEGRPDEAGTYIDAQTAWQWLVQRGHPPQAILAVGESLGGAIASHLATQKPVAALILMGAFTSIPDLGSELYPWLPVRSLVRTRYATRDHLTRVHVPVLILHSRQDELVRFHHAEANFAAAHPPKWLRELRGSHNDSLADTEQIRAAVDELIRFLQTTPASRSP